In Desulfopila inferna, the DNA window GATAGGCATACTAAGCTTCGATACGCTGCGGGATGAACGCCACTGGTCGGAAGATATTATCAAACGGCTGGTACTGGTTGCCCAGGTCTTCAGCAACGCCCTGTCACGCAAGGGAATGGAAAAAGCTCTGCGCAGTAGCGAAGCCCGCCTCAGCCTCGCTGCCGATTCAGCCGAAGCCGGCCTCTGGGAGTATAATGTCGAAACCGGACTCTTCTGGGCCACGCAGCGGGCCCTGGAGATCTTCGAGCATACCTCTCGCAGCGAGCCGCTGTCCATGCATAAGGTGGAGCAGCTTATCCACCCTGAAGATCTGGAGCGCGTGCGCCTGGCCGTGGACCAGGCTTTTGAAAACAACAGTTCAATCGACATTGAATACCGTGTACAGGCAAGCGACAAATCCTTGAAATGGATACATTCCAGAGGAGAACCCTACAGCAATACCGACGGCATTCCAGTCCGTCTGCTTGGAATCTCCACAGACATCACAGACCGTAAACTGTTCGAACTTAAACTGAAAATCAGCGAGGAACGCTTAGCCTCCGCCATCGACATTGCCGAACTCGGCTTCTATGAAATGGTTGAGGAATATAATGTGCTGTTCATGGATAACAGAATACGCAGCTTGCTGGGGGTATCCCGCGGAGAAAGGGAGAAGCGCCGGTTCTGGCTGGAACATATACATGAAGACGATGCCGACTATGTCGACGATGTCATCGGCAGGGTGCTGACAGGAGGAGTCAACCGTTTCAATCTTCAATATCGATACCGCCACCCCGAGCGGGGGACAGTCTGGCTTCATCATCTCTCCCGGGTATTGGCAAGAGATTCCGATGGATTGGCCACCCGTGTCATCGGCGTCATGCAGGACATCACCGAGCGAAAAAAGGCCGAATTTTCTCTGATCGAGAGCAAAAAGACACTCAAGAATCATCAGAAAGATCTTCAAAGACTTGCCGGACGACTGATTGCCGTTCAGGAGGAGGAGATGCGCAGGCTCTCCAGGGAACTGCATGACGATTTGACGCAGAGACTGGCTGTACTTGCCATCGAATGCGGCAAGCTGGAGCTGCAGCAAGACAGACAACCTGATGACCGCAAAGCCCTTATTCGCATCAAGGAGCAACTGATTGCCGTATCCCAGGACGTCCACAGCATGTCGCGGCAGCTCCATCCGACGATCATCTCGGACCTTGGACTGGTCAGTGCCATAGAAGAAGAGGTGGCAATGATAACCCGGCGGGAAGGCATCGAAATAGCGTTCGAGCATACCCAGCTGCCTGAAGATATTTCCGAGGATATTTCGCTGTGCCTCTACCGGATTATCCAGGAAGGACTCAAAAATGTGGTGTGCCACGCCGAGTCCGAGGGTTGTGAGCTTGTATTGCACACCGATGAATGCGGCTACCGTCTAACCATAGGCGATAACGGCATTGGTTTCGACCATCGCCAGGTAAAGCACAAGCCCGGGCTGGGGCTGTCGAGCATGCGGGAGCGGGTGCTGCTGGTCAACGGGACGCTCCAGATAGATTCCCGCCCGGGAAAAGGCACAACCGTTCATGTCGCCATACCATTTGAAGGGAATACATCATGAAACGTCCAAGGATAATACTAGCCGACGACCACAGTATCGTCGCCGAAGGTTTGCGGAGCCTGATCGAACCCGAATTTGATATCGTCAAAATTGTCGTCGACGGCCGGGCACTGATTGATGCCGTTGATACCCTTCGCCCGGACGTGATCATCGTCGATATATCCATGCCGCTACTCAACGGAATCGACGCCGTCAAACAGATCCGCAAAACCAACGAAGAGGTCAAGATTATTTTTCTTACCATGCACCCCGATGTGGCCTATGCCGTCAGTGCCCTGGCAGCCGGTGCTCAGGGGTATGTCTTGAAACATTCCGCCCCGCACGAGTTGGGTGAGGCGATACGTAAGGCCCTTCGCGGCAAGACCTACATCACCTCGAGTCTCCAGCGAACCCTTCAGGAAACCCACAAGGATCATTCAAAAATGCGTCACAAGGAGTCTTCTCTTTTGACTAAAAGACAGCGCGAAGTACTGCAGCTGTTGGCGGAGGGTTATTCCGTCAAGGAAATCGCCTCCATGTTGGATATTTCCTCACGGACGGTGGAATTTCATAAATACCAGATGATGAAGGACATCGGCCTGAAAACCGTCGCCGATCTTATTCGTTATGCCATCAAGCATGGCATTGCCTCTCCCTAGCAAATTCTTTTTACTGAAAACCTGGTAATTTTCCCAGTTATTCTTTTTTTCCCCTTCAGCTATCATTAGCTATCAGAGCGGTTAGCTTCGCTGTTTCTGCATTGCAACTGGCTGTTTTCTTGCCTCATAGAAGGGCGAATACACATCGTTCTCGAGGGAGGCAGCAATGGTCAAACAGGAACACGCACTTCTGGCCGAATAGCACTATACCAAGCTCGGTGGTTATGCTGGACAGTTTCGATACAGGGGCAGGGGCTTTGTCCTGAAATGAACGGGAATCGATGACCTTGCCCAGGCCATAGAGGTCGTCCATCAGGGGATGGCGATTTGCCGCCCTGCGATCCGCACCAAAAAACATGATGAGCACACGAATGATCAAAAATGATTGAGACATAGAATATTAATTCACATGGAGGAATCATGAAGCATGGTAAATTGGTTTTCGGACTCACTTGTATTCTCGGCCTCACCATCTTCCAGTCAGCTTCAGCTGCTGATAAAGGGGTGGGGGTATCAAACACCGTAACCAAGGAAAAGGTCGAAAAGGTTTTCCCGCAAAAGCCGTCGTATTCACCCTATGCGGGACGCAACTTCCCCACACGGCCCTACTTCGGCGACACTCATCTGCACACTGGTTTTTCCATGGACGCCGGTGCCTTCGGAGCCAGGCTGACTCCTGCCGATGCATATCGATTTGCCAGGGGAGATGAATTGCAGTCCAATACCGGCCAACCGGTCAAGCTGTCCCGACCGCTCGATTTTCTCGTTGTTGCCGATCACTCCGACGGCATGGGCTTCTTTCCGCTGCTCATGAGCGGTGACCGGAAACTGCTGGCTACGGATCAGGGCCGAAAGTGGTACGACCAGATAAAATCCGGCAAAGGGGCCGATGCTGCAATAGATATTATCGTCAGCTTTGGTAAGGGAGAGATGCCGGATGGATTTCCCCTCCCCGGTACCAAGGCCTATCGCTCGGCCTGGCAACAGACCATAGACGCTGCTGAACAGTACAACGATCCCGGAAGGTTCACTGCCTTTATCGGTTTCGAGTGGACTTCAAACACCGGCGGCAACAACCTCCACCGCAACATCCTCTTTCGAGAAAACGGCAACAAGGCAAGTCTTGTAGAACCTTATACCACCATGAAACCCCTGGGAAGCGATAATCCTGAAGATCTGTGGAAATGGATGACGACCGCTGAGGAAAAAACCGGCAGCGATGTGCTGGCCATCGCCCACAATGGCAACCTGAGCAATGGCCTCATGTTCCCCACTATTGAGGCATTCGGGAAGAAAATCGACAAAGACTATGTTTCAACCCGAGCCAAGTGGGAACCGCTGTATGAAATGACACAAACCAAGGGTACTGGTGAAGCACACCCCTATCTTTCACCCAATGACGAGTTCGCTGACTTTGAGATATGGGACAAGGCCAACCTCGATGGCACCGTACCCAAAAAAAAGGAAATGCTTGAATATGAATATGCCCGTTCGGCCCTGAAAAACGGCCTCGTGCTTGAAGAAAAACTCGGCACAAACCCATACAAGTTCGGCATGATAGGCAGCAGCGACGCCCATACCGGCCTTGCTGCCATGGAGGAGGAGAACTTCTTTGGTAAGACCGCACCACAGGAGCCAGGACCGGAACGTATGACAAAAGCCTTTGTTAGCAATCCACAAACCGGTGTGACAGTCATGGACTGGGAGGTCGGCGCTTCCGGGTATGCTGCGGTCTGGGCCATGGAAAACTCCCGCGCCGCGCTCTTTGACGCTATGGAGCGAAAAGAAACCTATGCCACCACCGGTCCACGTATGTTAGTTCGTTTTTTCGGCGGTTGGGACTTCAAACCAGAAGATGCCCATAACCGGTTGCCGGCCGACATCGGTTACGCCAAGGGCGTGCCCATGGGTGGCGATCTTACAGCTGCTCCTTCCGGCAAAGCTCCCACGTTTATTGCCGCCGCCCTCAAAGACCCTCTCGGCGCCAACCTCGACCGCATCCAGATCATTAAGGGCTGGGTCGACAAAGATGGCAAACTGCATGAGCGGGTCCATGATGTGGCGGTTTCCGACGGCCGTGAGATCGATGAAGATGGCCGCTGTATGACTCCGGTAGGCAGCACGGTGGATCTGGAGAACGCAACTTGGACAAATACCATAGGCGACCCGGAACTGATTGCGGTATGGCAGGATCCTGATTTCGATCCCAATCTTCGGGCCGTCTACTATGTTCGTGTCCTGGAAATTCCGACACCACGCTGGACCGCCTATGATGCAAAGCGATTGGGCACAAAGCCGGTGGAGGGAACAACCATGACCCTGCAGGAACGGGCCTACACCTCGCCGATCTGGTATACGCCGTAAAACACTGTAGATTATGACAACACTGTTAAAATTCCTTAAAGAACCTCTGCTGCACTTTCTGCTGATTGGAGCGGGACTGTTTTTCCTGAGCGGGTACGGTAACGGCCCCGCTCCAATGCAGACCGGGCAGACAGGTGAATCTTCCACCGAGATTGTCGTTACTGGAAGCAATATTGACCAGTTGGTGGAGACTTTTAGTAAAACCTGGCAGCGAGAACCTACGCAGAAGGAAGAAGCCGGACTGATCGAGACAT includes these proteins:
- a CDS encoding PAS domain-containing protein, which produces MKTPPLTLIEQNTERLRFEALLVDISTKYINLPIDRIDAEIEEDQRRICKCLNIDLSTLWQWEDELRRFLVLTHLYSPPDGPVRPERVEAQTSFPWILQQMELGRTLTLTTEEMVPEAAVDKESRRFYGVKSAVVTPLSVGGGSLIGILSFDTLRDERHWSEDIIKRLVLVAQVFSNALSRKGMEKALRSSEARLSLAADSAEAGLWEYNVETGLFWATQRALEIFEHTSRSEPLSMHKVEQLIHPEDLERVRLAVDQAFENNSSIDIEYRVQASDKSLKWIHSRGEPYSNTDGIPVRLLGISTDITDRKLFELKLKISEERLASAIDIAELGFYEMVEEYNVLFMDNRIRSLLGVSRGEREKRRFWLEHIHEDDADYVDDVIGRVLTGGVNRFNLQYRYRHPERGTVWLHHLSRVLARDSDGLATRVIGVMQDITERKKAEFSLIESKKTLKNHQKDLQRLAGRLIAVQEEEMRRLSRELHDDLTQRLAVLAIECGKLELQQDRQPDDRKALIRIKEQLIAVSQDVHSMSRQLHPTIISDLGLVSAIEEEVAMITRREGIEIAFEHTQLPEDISEDISLCLYRIIQEGLKNVVCHAESEGCELVLHTDECGYRLTIGDNGIGFDHRQVKHKPGLGLSSMRERVLLVNGTLQIDSRPGKGTTVHVAIPFEGNTS
- a CDS encoding response regulator, which gives rise to MKRPRIILADDHSIVAEGLRSLIEPEFDIVKIVVDGRALIDAVDTLRPDVIIVDISMPLLNGIDAVKQIRKTNEEVKIIFLTMHPDVAYAVSALAAGAQGYVLKHSAPHELGEAIRKALRGKTYITSSLQRTLQETHKDHSKMRHKESSLLTKRQREVLQLLAEGYSVKEIASMLDISSRTVEFHKYQMMKDIGLKTVADLIRYAIKHGIASP
- a CDS encoding DUF3604 domain-containing protein, whose translation is MKHGKLVFGLTCILGLTIFQSASAADKGVGVSNTVTKEKVEKVFPQKPSYSPYAGRNFPTRPYFGDTHLHTGFSMDAGAFGARLTPADAYRFARGDELQSNTGQPVKLSRPLDFLVVADHSDGMGFFPLLMSGDRKLLATDQGRKWYDQIKSGKGADAAIDIIVSFGKGEMPDGFPLPGTKAYRSAWQQTIDAAEQYNDPGRFTAFIGFEWTSNTGGNNLHRNILFRENGNKASLVEPYTTMKPLGSDNPEDLWKWMTTAEEKTGSDVLAIAHNGNLSNGLMFPTIEAFGKKIDKDYVSTRAKWEPLYEMTQTKGTGEAHPYLSPNDEFADFEIWDKANLDGTVPKKKEMLEYEYARSALKNGLVLEEKLGTNPYKFGMIGSSDAHTGLAAMEEENFFGKTAPQEPGPERMTKAFVSNPQTGVTVMDWEVGASGYAAVWAMENSRAALFDAMERKETYATTGPRMLVRFFGGWDFKPEDAHNRLPADIGYAKGVPMGGDLTAAPSGKAPTFIAAALKDPLGANLDRIQIIKGWVDKDGKLHERVHDVAVSDGREIDEDGRCMTPVGSTVDLENATWTNTIGDPELIAVWQDPDFDPNLRAVYYVRVLEIPTPRWTAYDAKRLGTKPVEGTTMTLQERAYTSPIWYTP